Proteins co-encoded in one Oxyura jamaicensis isolate SHBP4307 breed ruddy duck chromosome 7, BPBGC_Ojam_1.0, whole genome shotgun sequence genomic window:
- the NR4A2 gene encoding nuclear receptor subfamily 4 group A member 2 isoform X2 encodes MPCVQAQYGSSPQGASPASQSYSYHSSGEYSSDFLTPEFVKFSMDLTNTEITATTSLPSFSTFMDNYNTSYDVKPPCLYQMPLSGQQSSIKVEDIQMHSYQQHGHLPPQSEEMMSHSGSVYYKPSSPPTPSTPGFQVQHGPMWDDPGSLHNFHPNYVATTHMIEQRKTPVSRLSLFSFKQSPPGTPVSSCQMRFDGPLHVPMNPEPAGAHHGVDGQAFAVPNPIRKQPSMAFPGLQLGHAPQLLDSQVPSPPSRGSPSNEGLCAVCGDNAACQHYGVRTCEGCKGFFKRTVQKNAKYVCLANKNCPVDKRRRNRCQYCRFQKCLAVGMVKEVVRTDSLKGRRGRLPSKPKSPQEPSPPSPPFQANPDYQMSGDDTQHIQQFYDLLTGSMEIIRGWAEKIPGFTDLPKTDQDLLFESAFLELFVLRLAYRSNPVEGKLIFCNGVVLHRLQCVRGFGEWIDSIVEFSSNLQNMNIDISAFSCIAALAMVTERHGLKEPKRVEELQNKIVNCLKDHVTFNNGGLNRPNYLSKLLGKLPELRTLCTQGLQRIFYLKLEDLVPPPAIIDKLFLDTLPF; translated from the exons ATGCCCTGTGTTCAGGCTCAGTATGGGTCTTCGCCGCAAGGAGCCAGCCCAGCCTCCCAGAGCTACAGTTACCACTCTTCAGGAGAATACAGCTCCGATTTCTTAACTCCAGAGTTTGTCAAGTTTAGCATGGACCTCACCAACACTGAAATCACTGCCACCACTTCTCTCCCCAGCTTCAGTACCTTTATGGACAACTACAACACAAGCTACGACGTGAAGCCACCTTGCTTGTACCAAATGCCCCTGTCCGGACAGCAGTCCTCCATTAAGGTGGAAGACATTCAGATGCACAGCTACCAGCAGCACGGCCACCTGCCCCCCCAGTCCGAGGAGATGATGTCCCACTCGGGCTCCGTGTACTACAAGCCCTCGTCGCCCCCGACCCCCTCCACGCCCGGCTTCCAGGTGCAGCACGGCCCCATGTGGGACGACCCCGGCTCCCTGCACAACTTCCACCCCAACTACGTGGCCACCACGCACATGATCGAGCAGCGGAAGACGCCCGTCTCCCGCCTCTCGCTCTTCTCCTTCAAGCAGTCGCCCCCCGGCACGCCCGTCTCCAGCTGCCAGATGCGCTTCGACGGGCCCCTGCACGTGCCCATGAACCCCGAGCCGGCCGGGGCGCACCACGGCGTGGACGGGCAGGCCTTCGCCGTGCCCAACCCCATCCGCAAGCAGCCCTCCATGGCCTTCCccgggctgcagctgggccacGCTCCGCAGCTGCTGGACAGCCAGGTGCCCTCGCCGCCCTCGCGGGGCTCCCCATCCAACGAGGGGCTCTGCGCCGTCTGCGGGGACAATGCCGCCTGCCAGCACTACGGCGTGCGCACCTGCGAGGGCTGCAAGGGCTTCTTCAAG CGCACGGTGCAGAAGAACGCCAAGTACGTGTGCCTGGCCAACAAGAACTGCCCGGTGGACAAGCGCCGCCGGAACCGCTGCCAGTACTGCCGCTTCCAGAAGTGCCTCGCCGTCGGCATGGTCAAGGAGG TGGTTCGCACAGACAGCCTAAAAGGCCGGAGGGGTCGCTTGCCATCCAAACCGAAGAGCCCCCAGGAgccctctcccccctctcccccg TTCCAGGCTAACCCTGACTACCAGATGAGCGGAGATGACACTCAGCACATCCAGCAGTTCTATGATCTCTTGACCGGCTCCATGGAGATCATCCGAGGATGGGCAGAAAAAATTCCCGGCTTCACCGACCTTCCCAAAACAGACCAAGACCTGCTCTTTGAATCTGCCTTCCTGGAGCTGTTTGTGCTGCGGCTGGCTTACAG GTCAAATCCCGTGGAGGGCAAGCTTATCTTCTGCAACGGGGTGGTCCTGCACCGGCTGCAGTGCGTCCGGGGCTTTGGGGAATGGATTGATTCCATTGTTGAATTTTCCTCCAACTTGCAAAACATGAACATCGACATATCCGCGTTCTCTTGCATCGCTGCCCTGGCTATGGTGACAG AGAGGCATGGGCTTAAAGAACCCAAGAGGGTGGAAGAACTTCAAAACAAGATTGTAAATTGTCTCAAAGACCATGTGACTTTTAATAACGGGGGGTTGAATCGCCCCAATTATTTGTCCAAACTCTTGGGGAAGCTCCCTGAACTTCGCACGCTTTGCACGCAGGGGCTGCAGCGCATTttctacctgaaactggaagATTTGGTGCCACCACCAGCAATAATCGACAAACTTTTTCTGGACACTTTACCTTTTTAA
- the NR4A2 gene encoding nuclear receptor subfamily 4 group A member 2 isoform X3 gives MPCVQAQYGSSPQGASPASQSYSYHSSGEYSSDFLTPEFVKFSMDLTNTEITATTSLPSFSTFMDNYNTSYDVKPPCLYQMPLSGQQSSIKVEDIQMHSYQQHGHLPPQSEEMMSHSGSVYYKPSSPPTPSTPGFQSPPGTPVSSCQMRFDGPLHVPMNPEPAGAHHGVDGQAFAVPNPIRKQPSMAFPGLQLGHAPQLLDSQVPSPPSRGSPSNEGLCAVCGDNAACQHYGVRTCEGCKGFFKRTVQKNAKYVCLANKNCPVDKRRRNRCQYCRFQKCLAVGMVKEVVRTDSLKGRRGRLPSKPKSPQEPSPPSPPVSLISALVRAHVDSNPAMTSLDYSRFQANPDYQMSGDDTQHIQQFYDLLTGSMEIIRGWAEKIPGFTDLPKTDQDLLFESAFLELFVLRLAYRSNPVEGKLIFCNGVVLHRLQCVRGFGEWIDSIVEFSSNLQNMNIDISAFSCIAALAMVTERHGLKEPKRVEELQNKIVNCLKDHVTFNNGGLNRPNYLSKLLGKLPELRTLCTQGLQRIFYLKLEDLVPPPAIIDKLFLDTLPF, from the exons ATGCCCTGTGTTCAGGCTCAGTATGGGTCTTCGCCGCAAGGAGCCAGCCCAGCCTCCCAGAGCTACAGTTACCACTCTTCAGGAGAATACAGCTCCGATTTCTTAACTCCAGAGTTTGTCAAGTTTAGCATGGACCTCACCAACACTGAAATCACTGCCACCACTTCTCTCCCCAGCTTCAGTACCTTTATGGACAACTACAACACAAGCTACGACGTGAAGCCACCTTGCTTGTACCAAATGCCCCTGTCCGGACAGCAGTCCTCCATTAAGGTGGAAGACATTCAGATGCACAGCTACCAGCAGCACGGCCACCTGCCCCCCCAGTCCGAGGAGATGATGTCCCACTCGGGCTCCGTGTACTACAAGCCCTCGTCGCCCCCGACCCCCTCCACGCCCGGCTTCCAG TCGCCCCCCGGCACGCCCGTCTCCAGCTGCCAGATGCGCTTCGACGGGCCCCTGCACGTGCCCATGAACCCCGAGCCGGCCGGGGCGCACCACGGCGTGGACGGGCAGGCCTTCGCCGTGCCCAACCCCATCCGCAAGCAGCCCTCCATGGCCTTCCccgggctgcagctgggccacGCTCCGCAGCTGCTGGACAGCCAGGTGCCCTCGCCGCCCTCGCGGGGCTCCCCATCCAACGAGGGGCTCTGCGCCGTCTGCGGGGACAATGCCGCCTGCCAGCACTACGGCGTGCGCACCTGCGAGGGCTGCAAGGGCTTCTTCAAG CGCACGGTGCAGAAGAACGCCAAGTACGTGTGCCTGGCCAACAAGAACTGCCCGGTGGACAAGCGCCGCCGGAACCGCTGCCAGTACTGCCGCTTCCAGAAGTGCCTCGCCGTCGGCATGGTCAAGGAGG TGGTTCGCACAGACAGCCTAAAAGGCCGGAGGGGTCGCTTGCCATCCAAACCGAAGAGCCCCCAGGAgccctctcccccctctcccccggTGAGTCTGATCAGTGCGCTGGTGAGAGCCCATGTCGACTCCAACCCGGCTATGACCAGCCTGGACTATTCCAGG TTCCAGGCTAACCCTGACTACCAGATGAGCGGAGATGACACTCAGCACATCCAGCAGTTCTATGATCTCTTGACCGGCTCCATGGAGATCATCCGAGGATGGGCAGAAAAAATTCCCGGCTTCACCGACCTTCCCAAAACAGACCAAGACCTGCTCTTTGAATCTGCCTTCCTGGAGCTGTTTGTGCTGCGGCTGGCTTACAG GTCAAATCCCGTGGAGGGCAAGCTTATCTTCTGCAACGGGGTGGTCCTGCACCGGCTGCAGTGCGTCCGGGGCTTTGGGGAATGGATTGATTCCATTGTTGAATTTTCCTCCAACTTGCAAAACATGAACATCGACATATCCGCGTTCTCTTGCATCGCTGCCCTGGCTATGGTGACAG AGAGGCATGGGCTTAAAGAACCCAAGAGGGTGGAAGAACTTCAAAACAAGATTGTAAATTGTCTCAAAGACCATGTGACTTTTAATAACGGGGGGTTGAATCGCCCCAATTATTTGTCCAAACTCTTGGGGAAGCTCCCTGAACTTCGCACGCTTTGCACGCAGGGGCTGCAGCGCATTttctacctgaaactggaagATTTGGTGCCACCACCAGCAATAATCGACAAACTTTTTCTGGACACTTTACCTTTTTAA
- the NR4A2 gene encoding nuclear receptor subfamily 4 group A member 2 isoform X1, with product MPCVQAQYGSSPQGASPASQSYSYHSSGEYSSDFLTPEFVKFSMDLTNTEITATTSLPSFSTFMDNYNTSYDVKPPCLYQMPLSGQQSSIKVEDIQMHSYQQHGHLPPQSEEMMSHSGSVYYKPSSPPTPSTPGFQVQHGPMWDDPGSLHNFHPNYVATTHMIEQRKTPVSRLSLFSFKQSPPGTPVSSCQMRFDGPLHVPMNPEPAGAHHGVDGQAFAVPNPIRKQPSMAFPGLQLGHAPQLLDSQVPSPPSRGSPSNEGLCAVCGDNAACQHYGVRTCEGCKGFFKRTVQKNAKYVCLANKNCPVDKRRRNRCQYCRFQKCLAVGMVKEVVRTDSLKGRRGRLPSKPKSPQEPSPPSPPVSLISALVRAHVDSNPAMTSLDYSRFQANPDYQMSGDDTQHIQQFYDLLTGSMEIIRGWAEKIPGFTDLPKTDQDLLFESAFLELFVLRLAYRSNPVEGKLIFCNGVVLHRLQCVRGFGEWIDSIVEFSSNLQNMNIDISAFSCIAALAMVTERHGLKEPKRVEELQNKIVNCLKDHVTFNNGGLNRPNYLSKLLGKLPELRTLCTQGLQRIFYLKLEDLVPPPAIIDKLFLDTLPF from the exons ATGCCCTGTGTTCAGGCTCAGTATGGGTCTTCGCCGCAAGGAGCCAGCCCAGCCTCCCAGAGCTACAGTTACCACTCTTCAGGAGAATACAGCTCCGATTTCTTAACTCCAGAGTTTGTCAAGTTTAGCATGGACCTCACCAACACTGAAATCACTGCCACCACTTCTCTCCCCAGCTTCAGTACCTTTATGGACAACTACAACACAAGCTACGACGTGAAGCCACCTTGCTTGTACCAAATGCCCCTGTCCGGACAGCAGTCCTCCATTAAGGTGGAAGACATTCAGATGCACAGCTACCAGCAGCACGGCCACCTGCCCCCCCAGTCCGAGGAGATGATGTCCCACTCGGGCTCCGTGTACTACAAGCCCTCGTCGCCCCCGACCCCCTCCACGCCCGGCTTCCAGGTGCAGCACGGCCCCATGTGGGACGACCCCGGCTCCCTGCACAACTTCCACCCCAACTACGTGGCCACCACGCACATGATCGAGCAGCGGAAGACGCCCGTCTCCCGCCTCTCGCTCTTCTCCTTCAAGCAGTCGCCCCCCGGCACGCCCGTCTCCAGCTGCCAGATGCGCTTCGACGGGCCCCTGCACGTGCCCATGAACCCCGAGCCGGCCGGGGCGCACCACGGCGTGGACGGGCAGGCCTTCGCCGTGCCCAACCCCATCCGCAAGCAGCCCTCCATGGCCTTCCccgggctgcagctgggccacGCTCCGCAGCTGCTGGACAGCCAGGTGCCCTCGCCGCCCTCGCGGGGCTCCCCATCCAACGAGGGGCTCTGCGCCGTCTGCGGGGACAATGCCGCCTGCCAGCACTACGGCGTGCGCACCTGCGAGGGCTGCAAGGGCTTCTTCAAG CGCACGGTGCAGAAGAACGCCAAGTACGTGTGCCTGGCCAACAAGAACTGCCCGGTGGACAAGCGCCGCCGGAACCGCTGCCAGTACTGCCGCTTCCAGAAGTGCCTCGCCGTCGGCATGGTCAAGGAGG TGGTTCGCACAGACAGCCTAAAAGGCCGGAGGGGTCGCTTGCCATCCAAACCGAAGAGCCCCCAGGAgccctctcccccctctcccccggTGAGTCTGATCAGTGCGCTGGTGAGAGCCCATGTCGACTCCAACCCGGCTATGACCAGCCTGGACTATTCCAGG TTCCAGGCTAACCCTGACTACCAGATGAGCGGAGATGACACTCAGCACATCCAGCAGTTCTATGATCTCTTGACCGGCTCCATGGAGATCATCCGAGGATGGGCAGAAAAAATTCCCGGCTTCACCGACCTTCCCAAAACAGACCAAGACCTGCTCTTTGAATCTGCCTTCCTGGAGCTGTTTGTGCTGCGGCTGGCTTACAG GTCAAATCCCGTGGAGGGCAAGCTTATCTTCTGCAACGGGGTGGTCCTGCACCGGCTGCAGTGCGTCCGGGGCTTTGGGGAATGGATTGATTCCATTGTTGAATTTTCCTCCAACTTGCAAAACATGAACATCGACATATCCGCGTTCTCTTGCATCGCTGCCCTGGCTATGGTGACAG AGAGGCATGGGCTTAAAGAACCCAAGAGGGTGGAAGAACTTCAAAACAAGATTGTAAATTGTCTCAAAGACCATGTGACTTTTAATAACGGGGGGTTGAATCGCCCCAATTATTTGTCCAAACTCTTGGGGAAGCTCCCTGAACTTCGCACGCTTTGCACGCAGGGGCTGCAGCGCATTttctacctgaaactggaagATTTGGTGCCACCACCAGCAATAATCGACAAACTTTTTCTGGACACTTTACCTTTTTAA